In one Nicotiana sylvestris chromosome 8, ASM39365v2, whole genome shotgun sequence genomic region, the following are encoded:
- the LOC104244515 gene encoding 14 kDa proline-rich protein DC2.15-like — MDSKRYLVTLFLLFNILFFTLVSGCWSGCNNNPPTPKPNPNPNPNPNPSPSKGHCPRDALKLGVCAKVLNGPIGAVIGTPPDMPCCSVLGGLLDLEAAVCLCTALKANILGINIDIPIALSLLINTCGKSLPSDFTCA, encoded by the coding sequence ATGGATTCAAAGAGATACTTAGTTACTCTCTTTTTACTCTTTAACATTCTTTTCTTTACCCTTGTAAGTGGCTGCTGGAGTGGCTGCAATAATAATCCACCAACTCCAAAACCAAATCCGAACCCGAACCCAAATCCTAACCCTAGCCCATCAAAGGGACACTGCCCTAGAGATGCCCTAAAACTAGGTGTTTGTGCCAAGGTGCTGAACGGACCCATCGGAGCCGTCATCGGAACCCCACCGGACATGCCTTGTTGTTCCGTACTAGGTGGACTTTTGGATCTTGAAGCTGCAGTTTGCCTTTGCACTGCACTGAAAGCCAACATTCTTGGAATCAACATTGATATTCCCATTGCACTAAGCTTGCTTATTAATACTTGTGGGAAAAGCCTACCATCTGACTTCACTTGTGCCTAA
- the LOC104231029 gene encoding 14 kDa proline-rich protein DC2.15-like, giving the protein MAKSLALFLVFNIVFFTVVSACSTCPGPGPKPKPKPKPCPPPPSSQGGKCPTDALKLGVCANVLNGLLNVTLGTPPVKPCCSLIGNLVDLEAAVCLCTALKANILSINLNLPISLNLLLNVCSKKAPKGFTCP; this is encoded by the coding sequence ATGGCTAAGTCACTTGCCCTCTTTCTTGTATTCAATATCGTTTTCTTCACAGTAGTGAGTGCATGCAGCACTTGCCCTGGCCCTGGCCCTAAACCTAAACCAAAGCCAAAGCCATGCCCCCCTCCTCCTTCTTCTCAAGGTGGAAAATGCCCAACTGATGCCTTAAAACTAGGCGTTTGCGCTAATGTGCTTAACGGTTTGCTGAATGTTACCCTAGGAACTCCCCCGGTAAAACCATGCTGCAGTCTTATTGGGAATCTTGTGGACTTGGAGGCTGCTGTCTGCCTTTGCACTGCCCTTAAGGCTAACATTTTGAGCATCAACCTTAATCTCCCTATTTCCCTTAACTTACTGCTCAATGTTTGTAGTAAGAAGGCTCCAAAGGGATTCACTTGTCCCTAA
- the LOC104244514 gene encoding 14 kDa proline-rich protein DC2.15-like, which yields MAKSLALFVIFNILFFTVVSACSTCPGPSPKPKPKPKPKPCPPPPSSQGGKCPTDALKLGVCANVLNGLLNVTLGTPPVKPCCSLIENLVDLEAAVCLCTALKAKILGVNLNLPISLNLLLNVCSKKAPKGFTCP from the coding sequence ATGGCCAAGTCACTAGCCCTCTTTGTTATATTCAATATCCTTTTCTTCACAGTAGTGAGTGCATGCAGCACTTGCCCAGGCCCTAGccctaaacctaaacctaaaccaaAGCCAAAGCCATGCCCCCCTCCTCCTTCTTCTCAAGGCGGGAAATGCCCAACTGATGCCTTAAAACTAGGTGTTTGCGCTAATGTGCTTAACGGTTTGCTGAATGTTACCCTGGGAACTCCACCTGTAAAACCATGCTGCAGTCTTATTGAGAATCTAGTGGATTTGGAGGCTGCTGTCTGCCTTTGCACTGCCCTTAAGGCTAAAATTTTGGGCGTTAACCTAAATCTCCCTATTTCCCTTAACTTACTGCTCAATGTTTGCAGTAAGAAGGCTCCAAAGGGATTCACTTGTCCCTAA